From the genome of Miscanthus floridulus cultivar M001 chromosome 10, ASM1932011v1, whole genome shotgun sequence, one region includes:
- the LOC136487105 gene encoding laccase-19, with translation MGKISMAALILCMSLVALSTAVSIGEAAVVEHTFVVHEMNVTHLCNTTKIYVVNGQFPGPQIDVTDGDTVVVHVVNRLDHGLTIHWHGVRQIRSCWSDGAGFVTECPIPPGANHTYRFNLTGQVGTLWWHAHVTCLRATINGAFVIRPKDGRYPFRTPPAKDVPIIIGEWWQLDLVELDRRMADGNFDDNPLSATINGKLGDLSNCSGVPEESFVLDVERGETYLLRIVNTALFSEYYFKVAGHTFTVVGADGNYLTPFETDMVTLAPGETIDVLITADAPPAHYHMVALANQPPEPDPQIPVFVSRGVVRYAGVRGDNNGLPVPVPLMPDQHNTLPSYYFHGNLTGLAYPGRHRVPMHVDERLFVTLGLGSLCRGGKKVCKRRRSIETIVVATMNNVSFHHPNATSLLERYYDYGNGEGVYTEDFPVKPPHPYNYTNRELIPPGPLEEALEPTFKATKLRRFKYNTTVEIVFQSTALLQSDSNPMHLHGYDFFVLAQGLGNFDPKRDVAKFNYHNPQLRNTVQVPRTGWAAIRFVTDNPGMWYFHCHFEFHIVMGMATAFIVENGPTPETSLPPPPPEYKRCGANGLSQP, from the exons ATGGGGAAGATCTCCATGGCAGCACTCATCCTCTGCATGTCCCTTGTCGCCCTCTCCACGGCAGTTTCCATTGGCGAGGCAGCGGTTGTGGAGCACACCTTTGTT GTCCACGAGATGAACGTGACCCACCTGTGCAACACGACTAAGATCTACGTGGTGAACGGCCAGTTCCCTGGCCCACAGATCGACGTCaccgacggcgacacggtggtgGTCCACGTCGTGAACCGGCTGGACCACGGCCTGACCATCCACTGGCACGGCGTGCGGCAGATCCGGAGCTGCTGGTCCGACGGCGCGGGCTTCGTCACCGAGTGCCCCATCCCTCCCGGCGCCAACCACACCTACCGCTTCAACCTCACCGGGCAGGTGGGCACGCTGTGGTGGCACGCGCACGTCACCTGCCTCCGCGCCACCATCAACGGCGCCTTCGTCATCCGCCCCAAGGACGGGAGGTACCCGTTCCGTACTCCGCCGGCCAAGGATGTGCCCATCATCATCGGCGAGTGGTGGCAGCTCGACCTCGTGGAGCTGGACCGGAGGATGGCCGACGGCAACTTCGACGACAACCCGCTGTCGGCCACCATCAACGGGAAGCTCGGGGACCTCAGCAACTGCTCCGGCGTGCCCGAGGAGAGCTTCGTCCTCGACGTGGAGCGTGGCGAGACCTACCTGCTGAGGATCGTCAACACGGCGCTCTTCTCGGAGTACTACTTCAAGGTGGCCGGGCACACGTTCACGGTGGTCGGCGCCGACGGCAACTACCTGACGCCGTTCGAGACGGACATGGTCACCCTCGCGCCGGGCGAGACCATCGACGTGCTGATAACCGCCGACGCGCCGCCCGCGCACTACCACATGGTCGCGCTCGCCAACCAGCCGCCGGAGCCGGACCCGCAGATCCCCGTATTCGTCTCGCGCGGCGTCGTCCGCTACGCCGGCGTGCGTGGTGACAACAATGGCCTGCCCGTGCCGGTGCCCCTCATGCCCGACCAGCACAACACCCTGCCGTCCTACTACTTCCATGGCAACCTCACCGGGCTCGCGTACCCGGGGCGCCACCGCGTGCCCATGCACGTCGACGAGCGCCTCTTCGTCACGCTGGGGCTGGGCTCCCTCTGCCGTGGAGGCAAGAAGGTGTGCAAGCGCCGCCGCAGTATCGAGACCATCGTGGTGGCCACCATGAACAACGTCTCCTTCCACCACCCCAACGCCACGTCCCTGCTGGAGCGGTACTACGACTACGGCAATGGCGAGGGCGTGTACACCGAGGACTTTCCGGTGAAGCCGCCGCACCCGTACAACTACACCAACAGGGAGCTGATCCCGCCGGGGCCGTTGGAGGAGGCGCTTGAGCCGACGTTCAAGGCGACCAAGCTCCGGCGGTTCAAGTACAACACGACGGTGGAGATCGTGTTCCAGAGCACGGCACTGCTGCAGAGTGACTCCAACCCCATGCACCTCCATGGATACGACTTCTTTGTGCTTGCGCAGGGGCTTGGCAACTTCGATCCCAAGAGGGACGTGGCCAAGTTCAACTACCACAACCCACAGCTAAGGAACACCGTGCAAGTGCCCAGGACAGGATGGGCCGCAATCCGCTTCGTCACAGACAATCCAG GAATGTGGTACTTCCATTGCCACTTTGAGTTTCACATTGTGATGGGCATGGCGACAGCGTTCATCGTTGAGAATGGGCCAACACCGGAGACCAgccttcctccaccaccaccagaaTACAAGAGATGTGGTGCCAATGGTCTTAGTCAACCATAG